In the genome of Streptomyces collinus, one region contains:
- a CDS encoding ABC transporter permease, with amino-acid sequence MATITANPPRVGLPALLKHRAVHKLLLLALAAAILVPLANARWASGTWPSALTVDFSEPLAKASDWIIDNRDSHPLFLYFFGHVSNVVVIAVRAVYLTLLAVGWAGVTALGALVAWRVAGVKLALGTGAAFLACGLLGMWVPTMQTLALMVVAVLASVAVGALLGLAAGLSDRMDRMLRPVLDTMQVLPAFAYLLPVVLVFGIGVPAAVLATVIYAAPPMARLTSLGLRGADKGVLEAVESLGSTARQRLLTARIPLARKELLLGLNQTIMMALSMAVIAAVIGAGGLGDRVYQALASVDVGAALAAGIPIVLLAVVLDRVTGAAGEKLGAEPEPHSGRGWLYALAGVVVVAVAGRLAGRLDWPDSWVVGIAEPVNRAVDWMTAHLYSGVPVVGGTADWAGHFTTWVLDPMRDGMQALPWWSVLLIVAALAWVIGTWRTALTAVLAMAAIGVLGVWKPSLDTLSQVLAAVAVTLVVGFAVGIAAARSDRLERALRPVLDVFQTMPQFVYLIPVVALFGVGRAPAVAAAIVYALPAVVRITTQGLRQVDPAALESSSSLGATSWQQLRQVQLPLARPALLLAVNQGLVLVLAVVVIGGLVGGGALGYDVVFGLAQGDLATGLVAGAAIVCLGLMLDRVTQPTERRAKKGA; translated from the coding sequence ATGGCGACCATCACCGCGAACCCGCCCCGGGTCGGCCTGCCCGCCCTCCTCAAGCACCGGGCCGTCCACAAGCTGCTGCTGCTCGCCCTCGCCGCCGCGATCCTCGTGCCGCTGGCCAACGCCCGCTGGGCGAGCGGCACCTGGCCGAGCGCCCTGACCGTCGACTTCTCCGAGCCGCTCGCCAAGGCCAGCGACTGGATCATCGACAACCGCGACAGCCACCCGCTGTTCCTCTACTTCTTCGGCCACGTCAGCAACGTCGTCGTCATCGCCGTACGGGCCGTCTACCTCACCCTCCTGGCCGTCGGCTGGGCGGGCGTCACGGCCCTGGGCGCCCTGGTCGCCTGGCGCGTGGCGGGTGTGAAGCTGGCCCTCGGCACCGGCGCCGCGTTCCTCGCCTGCGGCCTGCTCGGCATGTGGGTGCCGACCATGCAGACACTCGCCCTGATGGTCGTCGCGGTCCTCGCGTCGGTCGCCGTCGGCGCGCTGCTCGGGCTCGCCGCCGGGCTGTCCGACCGGATGGACCGCATGCTGCGGCCGGTCCTGGACACCATGCAGGTGCTGCCCGCCTTCGCCTACCTGCTGCCGGTCGTGCTGGTCTTCGGCATCGGCGTCCCGGCGGCCGTGCTGGCCACCGTCATCTACGCCGCCCCGCCCATGGCCCGCCTGACCTCGCTCGGGCTGCGCGGCGCCGACAAGGGGGTGCTGGAGGCCGTCGAGTCACTCGGCTCCACCGCGCGCCAGCGCCTGCTGACCGCCCGCATCCCGCTGGCCCGCAAGGAACTCCTCCTCGGCCTCAACCAGACGATCATGATGGCGCTGTCGATGGCCGTCATCGCCGCCGTCATCGGCGCGGGCGGTCTCGGTGACCGCGTCTACCAGGCCCTGGCCTCGGTCGACGTCGGTGCCGCCCTCGCCGCCGGTATCCCGATCGTGCTGCTGGCCGTCGTCCTCGACCGCGTCACGGGCGCGGCGGGGGAGAAGCTCGGCGCCGAACCCGAGCCCCACAGCGGACGCGGCTGGCTCTACGCCCTCGCCGGCGTCGTCGTCGTGGCGGTCGCCGGGCGGCTCGCGGGCCGCCTCGACTGGCCCGACTCCTGGGTCGTCGGCATCGCCGAGCCCGTCAACCGCGCCGTCGACTGGATGACCGCGCACCTGTACTCGGGCGTCCCCGTCGTCGGCGGCACCGCCGACTGGGCGGGCCACTTCACCACCTGGGTCCTCGACCCGATGCGCGACGGCATGCAGGCGCTGCCCTGGTGGTCGGTGCTGCTGATCGTCGCCGCCCTGGCCTGGGTCATCGGCACCTGGCGCACCGCGCTCACCGCCGTCCTCGCCATGGCCGCGATCGGCGTCCTCGGCGTCTGGAAGCCGTCCCTCGACACCCTCTCCCAGGTCCTGGCGGCCGTCGCCGTCACCCTGGTCGTCGGCTTTGCCGTCGGCATCGCGGCGGCCCGCAGCGACCGCCTGGAGCGGGCGCTGCGCCCGGTCCTCGACGTGTTCCAGACGATGCCGCAGTTCGTGTACCTGATCCCGGTCGTCGCCCTGTTCGGCGTCGGCCGCGCCCCGGCCGTCGCCGCCGCGATCGTCTACGCGCTGCCGGCCGTCGTCCGCATCACCACCCAGGGCCTGCGCCAGGTCGACCCGGCCGCGCTGGAGTCCTCCAGTTCGCTCGGCGCGACCAGCTGGCAGCAGCTGCGGCAGGTGCAGCTCCCGCTGGCCCGCCCGGCGCTGCTGCTCGCCGTCAACCAGGGCCTCGTGCTGGTCCTCGCCGTCGTCGTCATCGGCGGCCTGGTCGGCGGTGGCGCCCTCGGCTACGACGTCGTCTTCGGCCTCGCCCAGGGCGACCTGGCGACCGGTCTGGTGGCCGGCGCGGCGATCGTCTGCCTCGGCCTGATGCTGGACCGGGTGACCCAGCCCACCGAACGCCGTGCGAAGAAGGGAGCCTGA